A portion of the Streptomyces sp. NBC_01335 genome contains these proteins:
- a CDS encoding beta-L-arabinofuranosidase domain-containing protein, whose amino-acid sequence MPLNRRHFMTSALVTAASTAAMGRWATTATAAGHAAPVARGGHYAPNAAPLHPTAFLKLPPGQVKARGWLAGQLQLQLDGLCGRYEEFSHFLDFDTSGWVHTDQGGWEEVPYWLRGYTDLAIVTGDAKALAATRRWIDAILTTQQSDGFFGPKALRTSLNGGPDFWPFLPLVQALRSWQEYSGDTRVIPFLSRFFRYMNAQGPGAFNTSWIALRWGDGLDSVFWLFNRTGDTFLLDLADKIHQNGADWGDNLVNPHNVNIAQGFREPAQYALRSGSAQDTKDTYGTYAKAMGQYGQFPGGGIAGDENARAGHGDPRQGFETCGIVEFMASHQLLTRITGDPLWADRCEDLAFNSLPASLDPSGRAIHYITSANSVDLDNEPKRDRQFQNGFAMQAYLPGVDQYRCCPHNYGMGWPYFLEELWLATPDGGLAAAMYAASEVTATVADGTRVTITEETDYPFTDTVTLTLKTPKQLRFPLVLRVPAWCTAPEIRVNGQRVTAPAGPAFTRVDRTWKNGDKVTLRFPQQTTVRTWAENHGSVSIDRGPLTYSLRIGESYERIGGTDQFPEYAVHATTPWNYGLVLDGALPQATAAPRARARERSARLAAGSNPFTLEGTPLTLTARARRIPEWSADDEHVVAPLQQSPARSTEPIEQVTLVPMGAARLRITSFPTAAPEAAPWLADRWYRIANKNSGKVLGVDGMSTANSAHVVQFGDTGTDDHLWRLVANGDGWYRIRNQHSGKVLGVDLMSTADSAHVVQFDDSDTDDHLWQLVPNGGGWYRIRNRHSDKVLGVDLMSLADSAHVVQYDDNGTDDHLWQLL is encoded by the coding sequence ATGCCCCTGAACCGTCGGCACTTCATGACCAGCGCCCTGGTCACCGCCGCTTCGACCGCCGCCATGGGCCGCTGGGCCACCACCGCGACCGCGGCGGGTCACGCGGCGCCGGTGGCGCGGGGCGGCCATTACGCCCCGAACGCCGCCCCGCTGCACCCGACCGCGTTCCTGAAGCTGCCGCCCGGCCAGGTCAAGGCACGGGGCTGGCTCGCCGGCCAGCTCCAACTCCAGCTGGACGGCCTCTGCGGGCGTTACGAGGAGTTCTCGCACTTCCTCGACTTCGACACGTCCGGCTGGGTGCACACCGATCAGGGCGGCTGGGAGGAAGTCCCGTACTGGCTGCGGGGATACACCGACCTGGCGATCGTCACCGGCGACGCGAAGGCGCTCGCCGCGACCCGGCGCTGGATCGACGCGATCCTCACCACGCAGCAGTCGGACGGGTTCTTCGGTCCCAAGGCGCTGCGTACCTCGCTCAACGGCGGCCCGGACTTCTGGCCCTTCCTCCCGCTGGTCCAGGCGCTGCGCTCCTGGCAGGAGTACAGCGGCGACACCCGGGTGATCCCCTTCCTCAGCCGGTTCTTCCGGTACATGAACGCCCAGGGCCCGGGCGCCTTCAACACCAGCTGGATCGCGCTGCGTTGGGGTGACGGGCTGGACAGCGTCTTCTGGCTGTTCAACCGGACCGGCGACACCTTCCTGCTCGACCTCGCCGACAAGATCCACCAGAACGGCGCCGACTGGGGCGACAACCTGGTCAACCCGCACAACGTCAACATCGCGCAGGGCTTCCGCGAGCCGGCCCAGTACGCCCTGCGCAGCGGCTCGGCGCAGGACACCAAGGACACGTACGGTACGTACGCCAAGGCGATGGGCCAGTACGGGCAGTTCCCCGGCGGCGGCATCGCCGGCGACGAGAACGCCCGCGCCGGGCACGGCGATCCCCGGCAGGGGTTCGAGACCTGCGGCATCGTGGAGTTCATGGCGAGCCACCAGCTGCTCACCCGGATCACGGGCGACCCGCTGTGGGCGGACCGTTGCGAGGACCTGGCGTTCAACTCGCTGCCCGCCTCGCTCGACCCCTCGGGCAGGGCGATCCACTACATCACCAGCGCCAACAGCGTCGACCTGGACAACGAGCCCAAGCGGGACCGGCAGTTCCAGAACGGCTTCGCGATGCAGGCGTACCTCCCGGGCGTGGACCAGTACCGCTGCTGCCCGCACAACTACGGCATGGGCTGGCCGTACTTCCTGGAGGAGCTCTGGCTCGCCACGCCCGACGGCGGTCTGGCGGCGGCGATGTACGCGGCCAGCGAGGTGACGGCGACGGTCGCGGACGGCACCCGGGTCACGATCACCGAGGAGACCGACTACCCCTTCACGGACACGGTCACGCTCACCCTCAAAACCCCGAAGCAGCTCAGGTTCCCGCTGGTGCTGCGCGTCCCGGCCTGGTGCACCGCGCCGGAGATCAGGGTCAACGGGCAGCGCGTCACCGCCCCCGCCGGTCCGGCCTTCACCCGCGTCGACCGCACCTGGAAGAACGGCGACAAGGTCACGCTCCGCTTCCCGCAGCAGACCACCGTACGCACCTGGGCGGAGAACCACGGTTCGGTGAGCATCGACCGCGGACCGCTCACGTACTCGCTCCGGATCGGCGAGAGTTACGAACGCATCGGCGGCACCGACCAGTTCCCGGAGTACGCGGTGCACGCGACCACCCCGTGGAACTACGGGCTGGTGCTGGACGGCGCGCTGCCCCAGGCCACCGCGGCCCCGCGCGCCCGTGCGCGTGAGCGGTCCGCCCGGCTGGCGGCCGGCTCGAACCCCTTCACCCTGGAGGGCACCCCGCTCACGCTGACCGCGCGCGCCCGCCGCATCCCCGAGTGGAGCGCGGACGACGAGCACGTGGTGGCGCCGCTCCAGCAGAGCCCGGCGCGCAGCACCGAGCCCATCGAGCAGGTCACCCTCGTCCCGATGGGAGCGGCACGGCTGCGGATCACGTCCTTCCCGACGGCCGCGCCGGAGGCGGCTCCCTGGCTGGCGGACCGGTGGTACCGGATCGCCAACAAGAACTCGGGCAAGGTGCTCGGCGTCGACGGGATGTCGACCGCGAACAGCGCCCACGTGGTGCAGTTCGGCGACACCGGCACCGACGACCACCTGTGGCGGCTGGTCGCCAACGGCGACGGCTGGTACCGCATCCGCAACCAGCACTCCGGCAAGGTGCTCGGCGTCGACCTGATGTCCACGGCCGACAGCGCGCACGTCGTCCAGTTCGACGACAGCGACACCGACGACCACCTCTGGCAGCTCGTGCCGAACGGCGGAGGCTGGTACCGCATCCGCAACCGGCACTCGGACAAGGTGCTCGGCGTGGATCTGATGTCCCTCGCCGACAGCGCCCATGTCGTGCAGTACGACGACAACGGCACCGACGACCACCTCTGGCAGCTGCTCTGA
- a CDS encoding AbfB domain-containing protein: MKSAPAPRHRTWWRRLTAGTGLLALVAGALVGAGTAPAAAAATAWSPKTAPMTTPWTGQVPVDQPLPEYPRPQLTRPDWANLNGIWDFAVTGRDAGQPASFTEQIRVPFVAESALSGIQRKITENDKLWYKRTFTVPSNWSGRRVQLNFGASDWQTTVWVNGTQVGAHKGGYDGFSYDITPQLNGGTNTVVVSVYDPTQTGGQAVGKQRINDVAPHSGGGIFYTAASGIWQTVWLEPVAAAHVTRLDMTPNLGDGTLRVKVQAAGASGRSARVTVSTGGTTVGTATGTVGAEISVPVPNAHLWTPEDPFLYDVKTELLDGTAVTDTVGGYTGMRSIAIAKVGNILRPVLNGKFVFQTGTLDQGYWPDGIYTAPTDAALKSDLQAHKDLGFNMVRKHIKVEPQRWFYWADKLGLLVWQDMPAMDTGKSPDSAARTQWEAEYHAIIDQHRSSPSLVMWVNENEGWGQYDQARIANDVKAYDPSRLVDNMSGVNCCGAVDGGNGDVVDNHNYVGPGNTASSSTRAAVLGEFGGLGYKVAGHEWYPGGGFSYEDQASLSALNNRFVGLIDSIRVGQMPAGLSASVYTEITDVENEANGLLTYDRQVVKVDTARVKAANQALVAASKAATTAVTLPTGQYKSLRVTTPGYTTKYLRHSEGLAYTEVVDANSSALLKSDATWKVVAGLANGNCYSFESRNYPGEYLRHANFRVRRDASDGSALFKADATWCAVAGSGGVRLTSANLPGSFMRHINSEVWLATPGGTNAWDNAASFTEDTTWSVDAPWAP; encoded by the coding sequence ATGAAGTCCGCACCCGCACCGCGCCACAGAACCTGGTGGAGACGGCTGACGGCGGGCACCGGCCTGCTGGCTCTGGTGGCCGGCGCCCTGGTCGGGGCCGGTACGGCTCCGGCCGCCGCGGCGGCCACCGCCTGGTCGCCGAAGACGGCGCCGATGACGACGCCGTGGACCGGCCAGGTCCCGGTCGACCAGCCGCTGCCCGAGTACCCGCGCCCGCAGCTCACCCGCCCGGACTGGGCCAACCTCAACGGCATCTGGGACTTCGCGGTCACCGGTAGGGACGCCGGCCAGCCCGCGTCGTTCACCGAGCAGATCCGGGTGCCGTTCGTGGCGGAGTCCGCGCTCTCCGGCATCCAGCGCAAGATCACCGAGAACGACAAGCTCTGGTACAAGAGGACGTTCACCGTTCCGTCGAACTGGAGCGGCCGACGGGTGCAGCTCAACTTCGGCGCCTCCGACTGGCAGACCACGGTCTGGGTCAACGGCACCCAGGTGGGCGCGCACAAGGGCGGGTACGACGGGTTCTCGTACGACATCACCCCGCAGCTGAACGGCGGGACGAACACCGTGGTGGTGTCGGTCTACGACCCGACGCAGACCGGCGGCCAGGCCGTCGGCAAGCAGCGGATCAACGACGTGGCCCCGCACTCGGGCGGCGGGATCTTCTACACCGCCGCCTCGGGCATCTGGCAGACCGTCTGGCTGGAGCCGGTGGCCGCCGCGCACGTCACCCGGCTGGACATGACCCCGAACCTGGGTGACGGCACCCTGCGGGTCAAGGTGCAGGCGGCCGGCGCCTCGGGCCGCAGCGCCCGGGTGACCGTCTCCACCGGCGGTACGACGGTGGGCACGGCGACGGGCACGGTGGGCGCGGAGATCTCCGTGCCGGTGCCGAACGCGCACCTGTGGACCCCCGAGGACCCGTTCCTGTACGACGTGAAGACGGAGCTGCTCGACGGGACGGCGGTCACCGACACGGTGGGCGGCTACACCGGCATGAGGTCCATCGCCATCGCCAAGGTGGGCAACATCCTGCGCCCGGTCCTCAACGGGAAGTTCGTCTTCCAGACCGGCACGCTGGACCAGGGCTACTGGCCGGACGGCATCTACACCGCGCCGACCGACGCGGCGCTCAAGTCCGACCTCCAGGCGCACAAGGACCTGGGGTTCAACATGGTCCGCAAGCACATCAAGGTCGAGCCGCAGCGCTGGTTCTACTGGGCGGACAAGCTCGGACTCCTCGTCTGGCAGGACATGCCCGCGATGGACACCGGCAAGTCGCCGGACAGCGCGGCCCGCACCCAGTGGGAGGCGGAGTACCACGCGATCATCGACCAGCACCGCAGTTCGCCGTCGCTGGTGATGTGGGTGAACGAGAACGAGGGCTGGGGCCAGTACGACCAGGCCAGGATCGCCAACGACGTCAAGGCGTACGACCCGTCCCGGCTGGTCGACAACATGAGCGGGGTCAACTGCTGCGGCGCGGTGGACGGCGGGAACGGTGACGTCGTCGACAACCACAACTACGTCGGCCCCGGCAACACCGCGTCCTCCTCGACACGGGCCGCCGTCCTCGGCGAGTTCGGCGGGCTGGGCTACAAGGTCGCGGGCCACGAGTGGTACCCGGGCGGCGGCTTCAGCTACGAGGACCAGGCGAGCCTGTCGGCGCTCAACAACCGGTTCGTGGGGCTGATCGACAGCATCCGGGTCGGTCAGATGCCGGCGGGTCTGTCGGCCTCGGTCTACACGGAGATCACCGACGTGGAGAACGAGGCGAACGGCCTCCTCACCTACGACCGCCAGGTGGTGAAGGTGGACACCGCGCGGGTGAAGGCCGCCAACCAGGCCCTCGTCGCGGCCTCGAAGGCGGCGACGACCGCGGTGACACTGCCCACGGGTCAGTACAAGTCACTGCGGGTCACCACCCCCGGCTACACCACGAAGTACCTGCGCCATTCGGAAGGGCTCGCGTACACGGAGGTCGTCGACGCCAACAGCTCCGCGCTGCTGAAGAGCGACGCCACGTGGAAGGTGGTCGCCGGTCTGGCGAACGGCAACTGCTACTCCTTCGAGTCCCGCAACTACCCCGGCGAGTACCTCCGGCACGCGAACTTCCGGGTCCGCCGGGACGCGAGCGACGGTTCGGCGCTCTTCAAGGCGGACGCCACCTGGTGCGCGGTCGCGGGGTCCGGCGGGGTGCGTCTGACCAGCGCCAACCTGCCCGGCAGCTTCATGCGCCACATCAACTCCGAGGTGTGGCTGGCCACTCCGGGCGGCACCAACGCCTGGGACAACGCGGCCTCCTTCACCGAGGACACCACGTGGTCGGTGGACGCGCCCTGGGCGCCGTGA